The Phaseolus vulgaris cultivar G19833 chromosome 10, P. vulgaris v2.0, whole genome shotgun sequence DNA window tcaaaaggaagtttaaaaattttacattttaagttttcaaaaGGAAGTTTAACTAGTTATATTTAGTTcccataattattatataaacttTCCTGCTTAAAAATAATCGATTTTTATCTTTAcaaatattgttttaatatctatgcatacaaattttaatttatatcataTATGAAAGTTGTAAgaactaaaattaaattaaaaactatatgcatataaaaatgaataaattatttagGTAGAAAGTAAAAGGTAAAGTTTGTTTAGGTATAGAAAACAAAtgaataattttacattttaaataatacaaataagaaatataatatagccattagttttttttaaaagaagaaatatataCAAAGAAGTGAAATAGGGAAAAAAGAGAGTTAAAAATGATTCGTTTTTTATATGTAGAGGAATTATAGTAACATATTATGTAATACACATAATTTTCTACTAGttaaaattgattgaaaattACCAAAAAGAAAAACTTGATAAGTAGTGAAATTAACTAATATTtgacattttaaataaattttgagaaagaataaaaataaacttaaataaaaacacGTTATTGGTATTTCTTTTATCCATGTTCTCTTTAACTCAAAATAACAATAGTTTGaagttaaaaaattgaaattaaattatacttTAGTTTTAATGAAATACTAATTTCTAAATAAATTAGATTGTTTGTATTTATAAAAGCATTACTAaacatataatattattttaacaaacaacatttttttaaaaaaatttgagtaAAAAGTGAAAGTGAAGTTTAAATTGCAATTTGACAAATATCTAAGTATCGTGAAATGCACATataagtatttattttaattctatttatatatatagatatttaaaataaatttattttaactttatgttatatatatataaaatattttttagtttaaatttattttcaatttaaaacacATTGGAattgttgaagaaaaaaaactcataACTTTTCTATTCATCTCATTCCTGATTTACTATTTACTTGGGTGTAGAAGGTTTTCAAAAATCAGTCTATTatgtttcaaaataattatagaaaatattGGTTTAAAATCTGTTTTACACATTATCGCAATATGCTTTAAATTTGTAGAGTgtctccttttcttttcttttttctcagaattttcatattttagtttGAAATCTATTTCATATACTGGCCAAAAGTTTATCAATACTTTAAATATTggattaaataatatttttgaattgaatatattttatgttattttattatgatatgaaattgatttttattttttaaaaatttaaaatattaaattttgattgtATTTTTAGTTTAGAAATGATTAGAATAGAAAATTGataatgattattattttttataattccaaatataattaaatttatttttttatataaaataatttctttttataaaaatatttaaaaaatatatcataattaatatttttatttatattaaactggatgttataattataataaatagtattattaattatttataatcaatatatacttataaatactctttataatatttatactaattataattataaatatttgttataatattaatattataactgATTACTTTGTACAGCCCCAGCTTTACTAGATGTGACTAACTTATTAATATCTACCTAGGTTATTCATACCgacatattataattaatataaatattataattaatatttataaataaatatttcaagttatatttattataattataagatttagttttaataaaaaaatatcagttgtaatatattttaaatattttttatataaaataatttattttatataaaaaaattaaaattacatttaatCCAAAATTTTCATCCTAaatgttataatataatttatatcaaaactttattgtcaattacttattttaatatttttataatcatttctacaatagaaatataaaactaaaccttatttaactgttttttttgaaaattttcacaCGGACAAAGCAAAAGTGAGCATGGTTGGATCGTGACACAACTCATTCTAAAcctagttttagttttttttattttgtcataCTCATGAAATTTTGAAATCTTTTGGATTAATTTTCTGTAAtgaggtttttattaataaaagtttattttttaattctaaattaaaaaaaaagaaatataaaaaagtgaGCATAATATAGTCTGGAAGTTGACAGTGAGAACATTGAAAGATTCAATTTCTGAAAACTCTTTTTTCAGTATTTGTTTTTCCAAAGCACAAAAGTCTTTTGAAAAGCACAAAAGTTGTTTTACCATTATTGGAAATAGAGGTGGACAGTTTTTACACAAATAAGTCCAAATATCAtagtcatttttttaattaaatttattataatatttctttttggtaaataattttaaaaaatgtgacAATAATGAAATACTTGTGATACTAATTCACACGTGTTCAACCAACTACCTTTCaaggaaacaaacacaaacacctTCTACAAACTTATACCTCTGTTTGTGTTCTCACCTTGTACACAGTCTTCTTTTTCTCTGGTTTTTCCATCTTCTCCACAAGTTCTTCCCATGGAGTCATCACCAAGAACAACCCACATAGCCATAGTCTCAGTCCCTGCTTTCAGCCACCAAGTCTCAATCCTCGAGTTCGCAAAACGACTCCTCCATCTCCAAGCCAACACCTTTCACATCACATGCATCATTCCCACACTCTATTCTTCACCTTCCCCCTCCAAGTCCCTCTTCTTCGATTCCCTCCCTCACAACATTCACTGCATTTTCCTCCCCTCCTTGAACTCCCAAGACCCTAACAACAAAGGGGTCCCCGTGGAAATCCAGATTCAGGTCTCCACCGCTCGCGCCATGCCCTCCGTGAGAGAAACCCTAATATCACTCTCCAAAACCACTGGCCTCACCGCTCTCATTGCTGATGCTATGGCTCCTGAGGCTCTGGAGTTTGGTAAGGAGCTCGACATCTTCTCCTACATATACTTCCCTTGCTCCACCATGGTGCTCTCCATTTGCTTTCATTCTCAAAACTTGGATGAAGAGGTTTCATGTGAGTACAAGGATCACCCTGGTTTGATACACCTTCCTGGTTGCATCTCTATTAGTGGTGGTGATTTTCCAGACAGTATGCAAGATAGAGGAAGTTTGGGGTACAAGCTTTTCCTTCAACGTTGCCAAAGGTACCTTAATGCTCCTGATGGTATATTGGTGAACAGCTTCATGGAATTGGAAGAAGAAGCAACAAAAGCAATATCCCAACGTGGTAAAGATGGTGATGGTGATTATCCTCCTGTCTATTCAGTTGGGCCCATTACACAGAGTGGGACCAGTGAAAGTAGGTGTGAGTGTTTATTGTGGTTGGATAAACAAGAAGCTAATTCAGTACTTTATGTGTCTTTTGGAAGTGGTGGCACACTTTCCCAAGAGCAGATCAATGAACTTGCATTAGGGTTGGAGTTGAGTAGGCACAAGTTTTTGTGGGCTAATTTGAGAGCACCAAATGATAGGGCAAGTGCTACTTATTTTAGTGATGGGTGTTTGGTGGATGATCCTTTGCATTTTTTGCCTTTGGGATTCCTAGAGAGAACCAAGGAGCAAGGTTTGGTGATGTGTGGGTGGGCCCCACAAGTGGAAGTTCTTGGTCACAAGTCGATTGGTGCATTTTTGAGTCACTGTGGTTGGAATTCGGTTTTGGAGAGTGTGGTGCATGGAGTGGCAATGGTAGCATGGCCTTTGTTTGCTGAACAAAGAACCAATGCAGCTTTGGTGACAGATGAACTGAAAGTTGCTCTGAGGGCAAAGATGAACACTGGTGAGAGTGTAGTGGTGAAGGAGGAAATTGTTAAGGTCATAAAGGGTCTCATGGAGGGTTTGGAGGGTGAAGAAATTAGGAAGAAAGTGAAGGAACTGAAGAAGCTTGCTAATTCTGCTATGATGGAAGATGGATCCTCCACAAGGACAATATCAAAGTTGGCACACAAGTGGAAACATTTGGGAAAATCTATGTAGAAGAAATCACCTCAGAAGTAGTTCCACTTGTTCCTTTGTTTCATGATTTCATGTATTAATAAATGAATCTTTGTTTGATTAGGTTGAGTTTAATTATCCATTGAGTACAACCTTTTGGATTGTCTGAGATTAGatgaaataaaatgaaatagtaTTATCATAAAGTTCCATTCCTTTGATCTCATTTTGTATGAGATACTCAACTCTTGTTTACTAGTTTTATCATCATAATTTTacttcataaaaataaattgtattaaCAGACGTTTATACTTTTCTGAaaattgtaatagttatatatgCTTACTTAATATTGCTACTAGTATATAAAAGTCTAATTTcgttttaaaataacaaaacaaaataagttttaactaatttaataattacttaatgtattgattaaattaaatgtgattttgggcattaaaaaactattaatatttaaaataatttctattattaataaaaaaattataaaatattttataaatcaatatttaatttaatttataatgattaatttatttttaaaattaattgttgtACCTGTGTGGATGTCAGAGGCTAAGTAATATTGATCCACGTCGATACGCAATGATTGTCGTGTCCTTAGTTGTCCAATTCTTCAAGTTTCTCTACCTCTTCACGTACCTTGGTCGGCGAGGGTACCtacgattgcactccgacgctcaagtcagcgatgGTGCTCAAGTGAGAGTTCTCTCATATATCAAAACGTACCTTTTTTTTCGTTCAGAAGTTCCTTTAGTAGGTTGACTTAGGCCTTGGCTGTGTGGGCCAAGTAATCGATCACTATAGACATGCTTAGTGGTCTCTGGGTCGTGTCTGGTGGCTTCCTGAGGGAGTGCTCTATCAAATGTCTTTGACTTATTCAATAAAAGTTGTAACTGTTTATTTTCCACGTGTAACTATGTTTATTATTCATTCAAGTTATTTGATATGCGTACTTCGATCGTCCGGATATTCGGTacaattgttatttaataatcttttggtaatgaaaagaaaaaaattaaaataatttataattagagAGTAAgattgaaaaaatttaaaaccaaattttgaaattttgtaaaatataattttacctaattaaagtaaaaaaataaattctactaaTCTCAGTAAATTTCATTGCGGTTCATCTACCCAATTTTAAATAGTTATCACCAAAATGAATCGTTTTGTTCTAAGAGACGTGCAACAAATGaattatattaaacataaagGTACAACATGTGATTCAGAATCTTAAACCATATTGAGAAATGAATACTATTTACTTTTGGATATAGAATTTTGTATCAATAtcatagtaataaaaaaatagtattacaAGTGCTTCTATGGAAGACAATTAAATGCTTCACGTGACATGGAAAAATGGAGGACCACATGAATTGAAGCTAAAAACGTTTTGTCAACAAGACGCCATTAATGTTAGAGGTGGGGTTTGCGATTTGAAAAGTATTTATTCTTCTCTACGTTAATATAATCTTACGAGTTGaggttaatataatttaaatacacttttttttctttaatttattgaGACGTTTTGTAAGGACAAAATCGTGATGGAACATCGACctctaaaacaaacaaaattttggATGTGGCGATTGATCCTGACGATGCTATCTCTCAGACTTGAGGTTGGAACATTGACATCATTTGTGGAAACGAAAATGTGTTTCAAACCCTTCAGATAGGGGGAAACCACTCCCTTTAGACCTCGATTGGGGGCTTGTTATGATACCGTCAATATAGTTGCGGATCACGTCATGTATTTGACACCGCCAATGTCTCACCTTGGGAAGACCAATCTTCGCAACAACCTTGGATAAAGACTCTTCGGATTAACCATCCTCAAGCCTAGAGAGCAAATGTACCAGTACGGTCTGCACGACCGAGACTCTGACTCGGCTCCCGATCCAGACCGACCGACATGAGCAACAACGAGACTGAATAATGATCCAACGTTTGTTAATCTCTTTTTATTAGGTCCATCAACGACAATGGACtcacaataattatataaattagcaCAAATCTCAAAGAATCAGGGACGCAATCATCTAATCCTAAATACTGAGTGTCGAGTGTCGAagtttgacttgaacatcagagtgccttttgcaggtaccatcTGAGTTCGAAGCTAGCGAGGAGGATGAGTGGAAGAGCGAGAGTAACAGAAGTTCGTTCGATAGGAGGGAGTGAAGTGCAAATCGACCAACCGACCAAAGAATGATTTGAATTGTTCTCTTATTCTAATCCCGTTCAAAAACACTTATCCATGAAAAACGAATATGGAGATAATAACACATCAATttacactttttaaaaaaaaaaattatgttactTTCCTAACTTTGGTTCTAAATTTTGTCtcgtatttaaaaaaaagagtgTCTCATTATAGTTTAACTCacctaaatatttattatactaaCATGTTTCTTAACTTCTGTCTTTAAGGTATACTACTGagtttttttatgagttttctAATCTCTATTCAAAATCctactaatttatttttataaaactattGAATTATGTGAGTTTTTTTAGTagtttacttattttatttgataattttcttgAGCAACATATTAAAGAAAAGTCTTTAATATTTAACCACACTATTTATATTGTTTGTTTTATTAGCCATATAATTTTAGTACACTTTTTTTTAGTGTACTTAGAATAGTAACATTCATATGATCTAATTTGTAGTTAATTAGTGAAGTTttcttcaattatatatatatattaatgaatgAATGAGTTTGTGGCCTTTAATTGAGTCTAAGTTGTGTAATTTGTTATTGGGTTTTCATCACACATAAATTTatgaagagaaaacaaaaaacaaaaaatctcAATAAAACATAATAGAGAAGAAGCTTAGTAAagaagaaactaaaaagaaagacaaacaatgaataagaaaacaaatagataagaaaataaacaaaagaagacgaaaaaagaaaaaaatgaactaTAAAAAATAGGGATAGAAAATAGGAACAACGGAGAAGATACCTAGTGAAAATAGAGTTTGGAGTAGATGAACAAGAGGATAGAATTAGAAAATTAAATCAAGAGAAAGTATACTTCTAAGAAGATAAATAGTAAGAAGTGAAAAGATGAAgaatattttggattattatataatacttattaattttttatttttttttctataaaaatcagtaattatttaaataatttatttattttatcttttaggTTATATAAGTTTATTACTATATATTTTACAATGTATAATAAGatattacaaagtgaactttaaccTCACACCGAGAGTAACAGAAGCTCGTGTGTgggataccatattacgaaatgaactttaagcctaactcaactccataaaaccggttcaatggattaaggtttgcacccacttatatacaatgaaagactctaatctctagtcgatgtgggatctccaatatAAGATTTGATTCATCattcaaaatacaaatatattttgaataataatcTTTACTTTCTCCTTTTAATTAAGAGTTATTACATGTGTGTATGATTCTTCCTATATGCAAATGAGGTATGCTAGCTTATATATATATCGAAAAATTGTGGGGGAAGTTGATTTGTGAATTAGATTGGTGCAACTTTTTTAGTTGTTTGCTCTATTAATTTTTTGCTCCAATTATGCACAACAGTTCATCGAATTTCTGCATGATTTTGTTTTGCTATAACATGCTCTTATAATAATTACATCTTAAGCTCATCTAAGAACTCACATGGCAAAAACAACAGTAGGTTATCATTGTCCTCCCACATGCTGAACAAGAAATTTATGGAGTTATAGTTCCAAGCCAAAGGCTATTATATCTCATTGAGTTCATCACGTGAAAGGGTCCCTTCATTCCCAAAAAGACTCAAACAAGAATTTCGAGCCTCATTTTAAACTCATGCAAAACAATTTTACTTTGCTTCAACAATTGGTCCACCCACATTAGGTTTACCTATTTTCTTATGCTATTGTATCTCTATTCTCAAAATAATCTTATTCCAAGGATTCTTCATTATTAAATATAGACAATCAAAgagtttttaaattgtatatcactatatatactttaaaactttttccttaccattttctcttttcaaatcatcatcatatatatatatatatatatatatatataaaaacttaACTTTCTTTTTGCATTACCGAAATCTTGACTAGTagtctttaaaaataatttagattacATGATAAATGTAACTAAAAATCAATTAAGTCAACTTTAACTTGAAATTAATTGAGTTGCCATAAGAatataagaaaatcatcaagtagaaaataattttatagacaaaaataattatttgttatagtgactaaattagagaccattttaaagactaaaaatatttttggtttataaattagtttttattattgttaaatggtttttaaattgatatctaattagcaaccaaggttttagataccaatttagaaactatttaacaataacataaactaatttagaaaccattttttttagtttctaaaatggtctctaatttagtcactataacaactaattattttttgtatctctaataaaattggtttctatttcatgattttcgtGTAGTGTGAGTACATTAAAGTTAGTTTTGATTTatcttatatttataattatttaagttagtattgatttaattaatattaatttaatttatttataatatttattaaagataatgtcgatataattaatgttaatatttattattgttaatacttatatttatttaagtttctATTCTTCGAtgataaacaaaatttaagttTGTTTTAACAAATTTgatgttaatattatttatttaaattaatgttgattatattttttttatgttagtaTCAATTTAGGCTATGATAATCTTATTTATTTGCTATAAATTTGTGTGATTCTTTATTATCTTATAATAGGAATTATAGATAAGTCTTAATTCAAGGAGTTATATTTAATAATGACAAAATGTTATAATGCATATGATTCTACCATTGAGTGCTCACACCCAAATGTCCCACCCATTTTTCTATATAAATGTACCAAATATCTCACATCACATCACATTCTTTTTTTCTGCATAAGATGAAAGTCTTTTTAGCACTAAGAAGGAAGTCTCATTCTAACATAATTGTTCTTTTTCAATTAGTCCttcaatttaatttatctttatataattcaatttattttattttttccatctatttattttttttgtatgttgAAGATGAAGAGAGAGATGATtacacatatttttttaagaagaaaATGTAGATGATAGTAAtatttagatttataaaatatttctttaaaaatattaatattgtctAAGTTAATCTTAAACCACTATAATTAaagatcaatttaaaatttaataaccaATGTTTTAGTTGACATTATTTGGTGTCAACATTCAAAAGACAATTATAATGAATTAATATCTATAATTTTGTTGATTATATATGTGACATAAATAAGAAGCtattaactaaataaaattagattttgtatGTTAGTATCACACTAGCGCAGAAATGCTAAATAAGGGTGgctattttatatttacaatGACGGCGATAGAGCTACATTTGATCAAAGAGATATAAATgtggctatatagccgcatttgtacaTACTATTTATAAGGGCGGCTATTTCTGGTAGTCGCATTTGTATATGCTTCTGAATCAGGTGACCGGGTTTAGGGGTataacatttacaaatgcggctattaccaacgccgcattcgtaaatcatgcgctggatttataaatgcggctatggtaaatagccACACTTGTAAATAATGGTTTTTTTTAGTGCAATTTGTTTAGTGCTAATCCCATATAAATTAACCTGTTCAATTATATATACCTAGCCagataaatacataaattcagatATTCATagaatcaaatatatattgatcaaaatgtacattacaaacactaatcaaattacatataatccctacactattgatcaactatcctagaattataaaaatttatgaaatatgtggaccaagaatgtctcacatatgCTATGGCATCCGAAGTCATTGGTGCTTCATCCGTGAAGAACTGCATTTCAAAATatggttgacataaattagttttaagatacatatatgttcaagaattataaaaataatttaacatatcatgttacctcTTTCCAATGGTAATCATCAATTGCATaacgtaatagccacactcatagcttcctggttgtttattacactataatccaacaaaaagtaaaagttagtatattgataaacaatgataagagaaagaaaaaaattactaacctttattcttatccagttcaaattatttgaattgtATTGACCTTTTAGGAAGTTATATTCAcaccatgaactggttaatacaaaaaacctcgttagtagatggttagtaatatacaaagttaagtttattgtagtgtacttacgtatcaatgatattcttaaaatttgtgggtatcttcttgtgtagggaacaaaaccacacaacagtcttatcaaTCATttataagacaagtaactgccaatgatgtcTATATCATCTACGAAAGAGTTAGTAagtatttaaaacatgaaatagtaataattgacgacatataattaaacttactcattaatataagggcataaataaatttgttttccctttttttccagggtgttagtaATGTATGCTTGGGTCTCATATGACCTTGGTCCAATgagattagtatatgcaggatctaagaatccatacacattttcTTTCTCCTCAGTGAGACAGActccatgcaaaaacctacaagtgattagttaaagcataatcaataataatttaacataaagtaaattgaaatataggtaaagatacttacatcataaaaaaatgaattatatttatattgagctccaGATTCCCAGctacaaattctaataaatttgtGTTGTACATGAACAATGacagttcagtgtttatttgaaaaaacgtATCATCCCACAGAACTTCAAAAGGATGATGACCAATTTGACTAGCAACTAGACCtaaggaagctataggatcgtcaatTGGAACCTCATGCTTCTTCTATGGACTTGGTTTCCGAAgaggtttctacaaaataaagaacatttgtattaaattatatgaaatatataaatataaatataaatataaattaatataatgaaatgaaattattacatgaggctGTGGCATAAATCGAATGAGGTGTCtcggccaggcaacgaatgtctgaaatgcatcgacgacagtggttacctcatctgaaggtagtggaacatgAGCATCAGGTACTcatactttttcaactgttaccttcgccacatcaggggagagatgaacgttatgtaaggtggtggtctcttcatagacttttccaagggccCCCACCTGAGGAAGCTTGTGAGTCGCTACTAGTAGCTCACATTCCCTCGTCTGCCAAATGATATCATCCCTGATGTTGTAAGagtcgcacaactcccctttgtgctcttgggagtgagACTGACAAGAGGTtgaatcggctcagcacaaagtt harbors:
- the LOC137819456 gene encoding hydroquinone glucosyltransferase-like, yielding MESSPRTTHIAIVSVPAFSHQVSILEFAKRLLHLQANTFHITCIIPTLYSSPSPSKSLFFDSLPHNIHCIFLPSLNSQDPNNKGVPVEIQIQVSTARAMPSVRETLISLSKTTGLTALIADAMAPEALEFGKELDIFSYIYFPCSTMVLSICFHSQNLDEEVSCEYKDHPGLIHLPGCISISGGDFPDSMQDRGSLGYKLFLQRCQRYLNAPDGILVNSFMELEEEATKAISQRGKDGDGDYPPVYSVGPITQSGTSESRCECLLWLDKQEANSVLYVSFGSGGTLSQEQINELALGLELSRHKFLWANLRAPNDRASATYFSDGCLVDDPLHFLPLGFLERTKEQGLVMCGWAPQVEVLGHKSIGAFLSHCGWNSVLESVVHGVAMVAWPLFAEQRTNAALVTDELKVALRAKMNTGESVVVKEEIVKVIKGLMEGLEGEEIRKKVKELKKLANSAMMEDGSSTRTISKLAHKWKHLGKSM